A portion of the Bacillus sp. es.034 genome contains these proteins:
- a CDS encoding YolD-like family protein, giving the protein MIRDRGRIKWTSMMLPEHVKLLRDWAKEDTHEKRIELDEQELDRMNEVVAEAMEFGRMVSITHYVKHRHQLSIGTVHHVDPLDGKLHVVDRFEDIHYIPLASVVDIRFFD; this is encoded by the coding sequence TTGATCCGGGATCGAGGAAGAATCAAGTGGACATCCATGATGCTCCCCGAGCACGTGAAGCTCCTGAGGGATTGGGCAAAGGAAGATACACACGAAAAGAGGATCGAACTGGATGAGCAGGAGCTTGACAGGATGAATGAAGTCGTGGCAGAGGCAATGGAGTTTGGCAGAATGGTATCGATCACCCATTATGTGAAGCACCGTCATCAATTATCAATCGGAACCGTCCATCATGTCGACCCATTGGACGGGAAACTGCACGTCGTAGACAGGTTCGAAGACATACACTATATTCCACTGGCAAGCGTTGTGGACATTCGTTTTTTCGACTGA
- a CDS encoding CDGSH iron-sulfur domain-containing protein: protein MTKAQIKVNDNGSFRVSGDVELIDADGNVFPTKQVFTLCRCGLSTNMPFCDASHKGKFESCVRAEKVLDEE, encoded by the coding sequence ATGACAAAAGCTCAAATTAAAGTGAATGATAACGGTTCTTTTCGCGTAAGCGGTGATGTGGAACTGATTGATGCTGACGGAAATGTATTTCCAACGAAACAAGTGTTCACGCTTTGCCGCTGCGGTCTATCAACCAACATGCCGTTTTGCGACGCTTCTCACAAAGGGAAATTTGAATCATGTGTGCGTGCAGAAAAGGTATTGGACGAAGAGTAA